The sequence below is a genomic window from Rhizobium sp. NXC14.
ATCAACGAGGAGCGCGCCGCCAAGATCCTCAGGAAATGGGCGATCGACGACGCAGCATAAAAGGAGGCCGGGGCAACCCGGCCTTTTTCGTGTTATTCACGCTTTTCACTACCTGAGCAGGATTGTTATCGGTCGCCCGCAAGAGAGCTGATATCTCATTACCCAGTCTGTATTTGGCCGCGGGTGTCGAATGGGGAATAGATCCAATCGCCTCAAGAAATTTGGACAAAACTGTTGAGGATCACTCGCGTAAAACGCGAATGAAGTTGCGGTACAGCCAGAATCATCTTACCCTTTCCAGTATTCTGAGGGGCGCGAGTCGTCCTCGAATCACGGCATGAGCAGCAACGAAAGTAAATCCCTAGAAGTCGGAGATGGTGATTTACACCGGCTGGCTTACCCTTGAGTGATTCGAAATGGGATTCGAGCGGAGCTTGAATTGAATCCTTTGCAAAAAAAATGCTGCTGCACCGAGTTTGATCGTTCCTCAGCCCCAGGAAATTGCCAATGGATATGACGATATCTCAGGCGAGCAAAGGCGAGAGGCAAATGGCGAATTTCGCGAGCGTGGTGGCGCCGGCTCTCTTGCCGCGCGACGAGCTGATTCGGCGCCTGCACGGTGTCGCCGACACTGGCAGATTGCAGTCCGGTCTGCGCGCGCTGACGGACTATGTGGGTGCCTCGCACTATCTTCTGGCGCGCTGTGATCTCATCCAGGAAAGCGGCCTCGATTTCATCGTATCGTCTGACTGGCCGTTCGATCTGGTCAAGGATATCGCCAACGATCTGGTCGGCGGCTATGCCCGTTCGACCGAGCTGGAAAAATGCATGCAGGTTTTCCAGCCGAGCTTCGCTCTTCTGCCAGATCACGCCGATGCGCCTGATGGCGCCAGCCGCCAGTATTGCTCATTGACCTTCAATGTCGGCCGCTCGCGGCTCGCCTTGATGTTCCTGTTCGGCGAAGGCTTCATCCTGTCGCCGGAGCGCCTGCGGGATGTGGGACTGCTTGCCGGCTATGTCGCGAGCTTCGTTCGCTGCGGCGGCGCAAGGAACGATCGCGATTTCGAACTGACTGACCGCGAGCTGGAATGCCTTTTCTGGATCGCCGAGGGCAAGACCAGCGACGAGATTGCGATGATTCTCGGAATATCTCGCAATACGATCAACAACTACATCACCAGCGTGATGCGCAAGACGGCGACCAAGACCCGGTCGGAGGCCATTGCCTTCGCGGTCCGCAACAATCTCGTATAGGGGAATCCATGGGACATCCATCAAGCAGGGCGATGAACGGCGCCGATCCGCTGCGCATGGTGCGGATGAACAGGATTTCCAGCCGTTCGGATCTTTTTCCGCGGCTGATTGCGATGCAGAAGCTCGCTGACGCTCAGGGCTTCGCGATCTACCGTGTCAGCGGCTCGGGACTACCGGCAAAGCAGCGGCTTGTCTGCGAGCTCGAGAATTGGGGCCCTTCGAATACCGGTTTTGGCAAGGCTCTCACGGACGCCTATGGCGATATTCTTCTCGACCATATCGAAAAGTCGCTGCTGCCGCTTTCATGGGCCGGCGCTCATGACAGGGCGGCCCCCGGTCCGGCGGATTTCTCGCCCTTCATGACGCGCCTGAAGGATGGAATTCTGCCTTTTTCCGGCCTCGCCTTCCCGGTGCGGCTCGGCGCTGTCGGCAATGGCTTCATCCTTTTCACCGGCGATGATATCGATCCTGCCAGCGATACGATCGTCGAGCTGCACGGCCGCTGCTGCCACGTGATGATGGATCTGCTCTCGCTGGACGAACGCCGCTCGGCGGCCGCCGAAGCGCTGAGCGAACGCGAAGTCGCCTGTCTCCAGCTCGCCGGCGATGGCCGTATCAGCGAAGAGATCGCCGAAAAACTCGGCCTGTCCGTACACACCGTCAATGCCTATCTCGGCTCGGCGACCATCAAGCTCGATTCCGTCAATCGCATTCAGGCGATCGCCAAGGCGATCCGGCTCGGCTACATCAGCTGAACCGGGGGGACACTCACTTCAGGGACGGCGAAAATGCCCTGAGGCAAATCAGCTGGCGAGCGCGCGCGGCGGTTTCACGCTGTAGCGGGATTGCCGAAGGCTCTTTTCCAGAAAGGCTGTATTCTCGTCGGGATCGGATGAGGGATCTTCGAAGGCGATGTGGTTGATTTCAATGCCGGCATGATTGTCGGCAAGGGCGAGCTGGGCATAGACGGTGACGCCGCGCGGCTTGATTTCCAGGTCGAGAACGACTTCCGGCTTGCCGCCCCATTCCAGCGTATAATTTCCGCCAAGGCCGAAATTGACGGTGCCGGGATGAAAGAAAAGCTCCGCCGCCGAAGCGACGAGATCGGCCAGATTGCCGTAATACTCGAAGCGCAGCAGTGAAATGAGGTCAGAGGCATCCAGAAGGCGCAGTTCGGTGGCGACCGGGCTGATCGCCTCTGCGAGGATCTTTTCACGCTGGGCAGAGTGAGGGCATTTTTTCATTCGGCTTATCTTACCCGTTTGTTCTTGGCGTCTGCGGCGTAGACCCTGTGTATGAGCTCCGCAACGGCCTTATAGAAGACTGACGGTATGACACTATCGACCGAGACTTGCGCAAACATGGAGCGCGCGAGCGGTGGGTCCTCGAACACCGGGATGCCGTTCTGCTCGGCAATCTCCCTGATTTTGAGCGCAATCAGGTCCTGGCCCTTTGCCAGAACGACCGGCGCGTCGTTCTCTTCACGCGCATAGCGCAGCGCCACGGCGTAGTGCGTCGGGTTGGCGATGACAAGCGTGGCGCGGTGCACGTTGGCGATCATGCGCCGGCGGGCGCGGTCGCGCATCAGCGAGCGCTGGCGGCTTTTGACAAAGGGATCGCCCTGCGCCTGCTTGTTTTCTTCCTTCACCTCGTGGCGCGTCATCTTGAGCTCGGTGAACCAGTGATGGCGCGTCCAGAAAAGGTCGGCGATCGCCACGATCGCGGTAGCGATCAGCATGACGATGATGATCTTGCGCATCGCCGTCATCATTCGCACGAGGATTGTCTGCGGATCGGAGAACATGGCATCAATCGAGCCGAAATATTCGCTCCTGAGCACGAAGAACAGGACGACCCCGACGACGACGACCTTGAACAGCGACTTTCCGAACTCGACGAGGCCGGGCAGGCTGAAGAGCCGTGACCAGCCCTTCACCGGAGAGATGCGCGAGGCTTGCGGCCTGATCCGTTCGAGCACAGGCGTCGGCAGGTTCTGGAAGATCGAGGAGGCGATGCCGAAGACCATGAACAGGATGAGGGCGGGTGCCAGCAGCGCCGCGCTCGACCAGCCGAGCCGGACGAAGAGCGCCAGAATGTCCGGGCCCGTCTCGATTTTCCATTGGTCGGGCTGCTCGAAAATGTCGCGCAGCGTTTCGCCCATGCGGCCGACGCTGTCGGGAAGGAAGAACACCAGATAGATGAAAGTGGCGAGGATGGTCGCGAAGATCGACAGCTCGCGCGAAAACGGCACATTGCCTTTTTCCGCGGCGTCGGTTCGCTTCTTCGCGGTCGGGGCTTCTGTTTTGCTGTCCTTGTCATCATCTGCCAAGTCGCGGCCCTCCGTCAAAAAAACAGGCCGCAGCTCATGCGTGCCACCCCGAACCGGGCAGCGATTCTGGGATGACGAGATGCGTCAAAGCAAAAACCCAAAGCGCGCCGCAGAAACCGAGTGCTCTGCGACACGCCATAGAATGCGGCCGATCGATGAAGGGTAGTCGCCTGAGGCGCGGCGATCAACAACGGCCTGTTTGTCGGCCGGATTTGTCAACAGTCTCAGAAGCTCATGCGGCGGCCGAAGCTTCGCCTTCCTTCTCCTTGAGCTCGATCTGGCCTGAGTTGGCCAGGCGAATCGCCTCCTGCGCCACGGCGCGGCGCGCAATGGCGATCTCGCGCGGGTTGACGCCGCCCATGCCGCTCTGCAGATCCGATTCGATCATACGGCGCTGGCGCGGACTGATGGCGGACAGAACCGATTCGCGGATATCGGCCGGCGAGCCGCGCAACGAGACGGTGAGCACGTCGGTCGAAATATCGTTGAGCAGCAGGACGCGGCTGCGCTGCGGCATGTACATGAGGTCCTCGAAGAGGAAGATCTTCGGCCGAACCTTGTTGACCGATTCGCGGCTGATCGATTCGAGCGAGGTGAGCAGCGTGTCGACCTGCGGCTTGTCGAGCTCGTTCATGAGATCGGCGACCTTCGTCGAGCCGGCAGCGTTGCGCTCTGCCTCGATTTCGGCAAGCAGCGTCATCACCTGGTTCTCGATGATCTGCGCCGCCTTCGGGCTGACGGCCTTCATATTGACCGTCCGGTTCATGATGTCGGCGCGGCGGTTGTCGGGGAGCTGCAGCAGCACCTTGGCGCCGAAGGCGGAGGGCATCATCGACAGAATATAGGCGACGGTCTGCGGATGTTCGCGCAGCAGGAACTGTGCGACGAATGCCGGCTCGGCCTCGCTGAGGCGATCCCAGATCGAGGTCTCGTAGGCTTGGAAGGCCGTGCGGCGGCCGAGCAGGCTGTCCACCTCGTCGGGGGTCAGGCCTTCTTCCAGAATGGCTTCGATTGCTTTGGCATTGTCCATCAGTCCGGCGCCCTCGGTAAAGAGGTCCTCGAACTCGGAGACGAGGGACAGGAGCTCGTCCGGCGGAATGGCGCGCAGCGACTGGGCAGATGCGATAATGGTCTGCAACTCGGCCTGAGTGAAATATTTCAACAGCCGGCCGGCGACACCCTTTCCCATGGCGAGAAGGACCGCCGCCGCCTTTTCAGCCTGGGTCAACGGTTTCCCGGCTAGCGCGCCGCCGAAATCGTCAAAGTCCATCATGGTCTAACCTCTCCGTCCCCACAGGGATCAGGCTTTTTTCGTACTCAAAACTTCTATCAGCTTCACGCCGAATCGGGTGTCGTCGTTATCAAGAACCGTAATCTCGCCGCGTGCAATCCTGCGGCCGTTCACCATGATCTCAACGGGTTCGCCGATTTTCTTGTCGAGAGCGATCGTCGCTCCTTCATTGAGATTCATCAGGCTGGAGACCTGCATCCGGCTGGTGCCGAGCATGATCTGGACATCGATCGGAATGTCCATGATCAGCTCGAAGTTCGAGGTCAGCGCGCTGCCGAGCGGCGCCGAGGACGCCTCGAACGAAGAGCTGCCGCCGAAATCCATGCCTGCAGCCGGGCTGGCATTGCCTGCGCCGAAATCGCCGCCGAAATCATCGCCGCCGAAAGGGGAATCCGAAATCTCGCCGCCGAAGGCGGCCAGATCCGTTCCTGCCGCGAAGTCGTCATTCTCCAGCTCACCGCCAAACTGCGACAGGTCGCTATCGGCGTCCTTCTTCAGCACGCCGCGCAGATCGTCGATCGCCTGGTCAAGATCGGCTTCGCTGCCCGGCATATCCAGGGAGAGGTCACTGTTCTGCTGTGTTTTCTTCGTTGCCATGAAATCACTATTCCAGTTGAAACTTGCCTCAAACTGCCTTTGCAGCCCAGAAGCCAGAGAACCGATCAATTCATTAAGTGACGGATGAGTTCGTCATCCGAGTTCATCGTATCCTTGACGCGGACCATGTAGTTTTCGCCAGAACGCCCGAATTCGCATATATACAATTCCTTGCTGTTGGCGCTGACCTCGACGCGTACGTCGCCGCTGTCGCGGAACGGAATGACGTCGCCGGCCATCAGCTTCGATATGGTGCGCAGCGTCAGGTCCTGTAACCTGATCCTGGCTTCGAGTGTGACATGCGAGCGGCGGACCTGATCGCCGAGCTGTTCGGTCCATTCCGGCGAATTGCCGCCGGTCTGGCGCTTCGGCTTTGGCGGCGTCACCTTGGTCTTGAGCAGCGCCGTCTGTGGAATGATCAGTGCGAATTCCGAAACAATGCCGGCGAGCGTGATCGACATGTTGATGGCGGCGGCAAATTCGTCCGGCTTGTCCTCCGCCGGCCGGGGGCGCGAGTCATGCGCATGCGGGGCCGAAAGACTGGGCTCGAAACCGCCCGGTGCGTTCACCGCCGAGCGCAGCACCTTGGCGATCTTGTCGAAGACCATGACCGCCAGATCGAGTTCGATGACCGAGAGCAGCCGCTCGGCCGGCTCCTCGATCGTATCGGCGGTGGCGCCGAGCAGGTGTTCCATCAGCGTGATGACGAAACCGTTGCCGCAGGCAAGCGCGACGTTCTGAGACCAGTTGCGCAACGTCGCGTCGACGAGCGTGACGTTGTGGCTGAGGTCGTCGATCAGGTGGTTCTTATAGCCGATCTCGCAGCCGAGATAGCTGACGGTCACGTCGAGGCCGGTCTCGCTTTTGATGACGTCGGGAAAGAACTCGCTATAGACATCCCCAAAGGCGCTGCAGATCTTGGCGACCCTGCCCCTGTCTCCGAGCCCGCCGGTCAGCTTGGCGAGAAGGGCGGGATCCATTGCCGGTTTGTCATGTGAAGCATCGCTCATGGTCATTTAAGCCGCCTTGTTCTCGCCGCCTGGGTTCATCATTTCCTGTTCGACGGCATCGATGGACGGACGTTCGTAGGCCGAGATCGTCTTGCGGCCGTATTCGAGAGCGACCTGCGGCACCGAGCCGTTCATATAGGCAAGCAGCGTCTGCTTGACGATGACATAGAGGCGATGCTGCTTGTTGCGGACGACCTTGATCTGGGAAACCAGCGGCGAGCAGACGCAGTAGGACAGCAGAATGCCGAGGAAGGTGCCGACGAGCGCCGAACCGATCAGATGGCCGAGCACCTCGGGCGAATCGTTGATGTGGGCCATCGCCTTGATGACGCCGAGAACGGCCGCGACGATACCGATCGCCGGGAAGGAATCGCCCATGATCTGGATCGCGTGATAGGGTTTCATCTTGTCGTGCATGATTGTGTTGAGCTCTTCGTCCATCAGCGCCTCGATTTCGTGGCTACGGGCGTTGCCGATGATGATCAGGCGGACGTAATCGCAGATGAACGCCGTCAGCTCCTTGTTCTTCAGCACCGTCGGAGCCTGCTGGAAGATCGTCGATTCGGCAGGATTGTCGATATGGGCTTCGATTTCGTTTCGCGACTTGGTGCGCAGGTCGCGCATCAGCGAGTAGAGCACGCCGAGCGTATCGAGATAGTTCCGCTCCTTCGGAACGGCGTGCTTGAAGGCCTCTGCAAGCGCCTTACCGGAATCCTTTACCACCTTCATCGGGTTCGCCATGATGAAGCTGCCGAGGCCGGCGCCGCCGATGATGAGAAATTCGAAGGGCTGGAACAGCGCGTCCACTTCGCCGCCCATCGCCATGAAGCTGCCGACGATGCAGCCGCAGACAACAATAAATCCGATAATGATGTTCATCGTCAGCCCAATCTGAACGTTGCTTTTCTCTAGGACGGATAGGGTTTCTGCCTTGCGTGAGGCTGATGAACGGGTCGGTCCGGGCATTTCCACGTGCCAGCTTCGCGCAAGCATCTGCCGCCAATCTAAAGGAGACGAATGGGCGCTCGCGCCCGTTTCTGAGATGCCGCCTCAGCGAAATTCCGGCCGAACCAGATCAGACGACGCCCGGCTTTTCGTCCCGTTCATCGCCAATGCTTGGAGCTTACAGACATGCAATCCGGTCTTTACGTTTCTCTGTCGTCGCAGATGGCGCTTGAAAAGCGCCTGAACACCATCGCCGACAACATGGCGAACGTGAACACCACGGGTTTTCGCGCCACCGAGGTGAAGTTCGACGAGATGGTGGCGGCCACCAAGAACAAGCTGAACACCAAGGTCGCCTTCGTTTCTCAGGGCAACGACTATCTGAACGAGCAGAACGGCGAGTTGCAGCACACCGGCAACATGCTCGATTTCGCGCTTAAGGGCGACGCCTGGTTTGCGCTCGATACGCCAGCCGGCCGTGTGCTCACGAGGGACGGCCGCTTTACGCTCAAGGAAACCGGCGAACTCGTATCGATCCGGGGATATCCCGTCCTCGATGCCGGCGGCGCACCGATTCAGCTGGACACGAAGGCCGGCGAGCCGGCTGTCGGCAGCGATGGCATCATCTATCAGGGCGACCGCCAGGTCGGCTCCCTCGGCCTGTTCGAGGCCGATATCAGCAAGGGTTACCTGCGTTACGAAAACAGCGGCATCATGACCACCGACCAGCCGCGCGCCGTCGTCGACCGCTTCAATGTCGGTGTCGAGCAGGGCTATCTGGAAAATTCCAACGTTAACGCCATGCGCGAGATCACTCAGCTGATCGAAGTCAACCGTGCCTTCGAAAGCATTTCCTCGCTGATGCGCGACAGCGAGGATTCGTTCAAGCAGGCCGTCCAGACGCTTGGGGGCAGCCGCTAAGCAATGAGCACAACGCTACTGTCCGAAGACGGCCTTTCTCCGAAGCTCGCGCATCTGGCGGGTCTCGTCGATCGATACGCATCGCCGGAATTCGCCGTCGCTCATGGCGGTCGCGTCCAGACCATCGCTGCCGGCCACTATACTGTTCGCGGTCTCTCGCGTCATGTTCGTCTCGGTGAATTCGTCGCGCATAAATCGGCGACCGGCATCCATCTCGGCGAGGTCGTGCGTGTCGAGCCGGACCTGATCTATGTCTGCCCGATCGAACCCGGTGAGCCGATCGGCATCCATGACACGGTCATTCGCAAGGGCGCCTTCCGAATTTCGCCATCCGACAGCTGGTGCGGGCGCACGATCAATTCGCTGTGTGAGCCGATCGACGGTCTGGGACCGATCGCCCAGGGGCTCGATCGCCGCTCGATTTCCAACGCCGCGCCACCCTCGATGACGCGCCAGCGCGTGGCGACCGGCTTCAAGACCGGCGTGCGTGCGATCGACATCTTTTCGCCGCTCTGCCTCGGCCAGCGTCTCGGCATCTTTGCCGGCTCCGGCGTCGGCAAGTCGACGCTTCTGTCCATGCTTGCCCGCGCCGACGCCTTCGACAAGGTGGTCATCGCCCTCGTCGGCGAACGCGGCCGCGAGGTGCGCGAATTCATCGAGGATACGCTCGGCAGCAATATGAAGAAGGCGATTGCCGTCGTCGCGACCAGCGACGAAAGCCCGATGCTGCGCAAGATGGCGCCGCTGACGGCGGTCACAATCGCCGAGCATTTCCGCGACAAGGGCGAGAACGTGCTCTTCATCGTCGACAGCGTCACCCGTTTCGCCCATGCGATCCGCGAGGTGGCGACCGCCTCCGGCGAACCGCCGATCGCCCGCGGTTATCCCGCCTCCGTTTTCACCGAGCTGCCGCGCCTGCTCGAACGCGCTGGTCCTGGCCCGGAGGGCGCCGGCACGATCACCGCCATCATCTCGATCCTCGTCGATGGCGACAATCACAACGACCCGATCGCCGATTCGACGCGCGGCATTCTCGACGGCCATATCGTCTTGCAGCGCAGTCTTGCCGAGGAAGGGCGCTATCCTCCGATCGATCCGCTCGCCTCGATCTCGCGTCTTGCCCGCAAGGCCTGGACGCCGGATCAGGAAAAGCTGGTGTCGCGATTGAAGGTGTTGATCCACCGCTTTGAGGAAACGAGGGACCTGCGGCTGATCGGCGGTTATCGCCAAGGCGCCGATCCTGATCTCGACATGGCGGTCAAGCAGGTCCCTATCATTTACGACGTCCTGAAACAGTCTCCAGGCGATCGCGACTCGGTCGACGCTTTTGCCGATCTCGCCGGCGCGCTCAAGGCTGCTGCCGGCATGGGCAATCAGGGCGCACCCATGCAGAGGAGATAATAGTGGCTGATTTCGATGATGAACGCATCGCTTCCCTGAAGCCGCGCGACAAGACCGCCACTCTGGATCGGTTTCTCACCTTCGCCGGCCTGGCGCTTGCCGGCGCCTCCGCCTTTTTCCCCTGGTACGTCTTCTTCAATGCGGACAAGTTCGGCATCAACGTCGCCACCAGCAGCAATTCGCGCGAACTGCCGGATTGGCCCGCCCGCAACGTCTTCAGCGTCTCTCCGCTGGCCATGGTCAACAAGAACGAGGCAGCCAAGAAGGCTCCGCCGGTCGATCCGCTGACGACGGCGACGGTCTCCGATCTCGGCAAGCAGCGTGACGGCGGCGCGATGCTGGAAGACCAGCCTTTCCCGGGCAAGTCTTCCTTCCGCCTTCTGCATGTGTCCAACGGCCGAGCGCTGATCGAGGATCCCTCGGGCATGTATGTGGTGCGCATCGGCTCGGTCCTGCCCGACGAAAGCCGCCTGGCGATGATCGAGCAGCGCGAGGGCAAGTGGGTGATCATCACCTCCAAGGGCGATATCTACAAGAACGATTGAACCTCTTCGCAAAGGCTGAAGACAAGAGGGCTCCCCCGCAAACCGGCAGGAGCCCTTTTCTCTGGCGGCCTTGGGCGAAGCGCCTCGATGGCCGGATTCCCGTAAGTCCCACGCAAGATTACCGCTCTAGGTTCCGGATAGTAAAAACGGAGAGTTCTCATGCAACCGATCCAACTTTTCGACTTGGCTTCGCGACAGGCGGAATGGCTGACGATCCGTCAGCAGGTTGTTGCCGGCAACATCGCGAATGCCAATACGCCGAAATTCCGCGCCAAAGACGTCACGCCCTTCGATGCCGTGCTGGACAGGTCTGACATCACCATGGCGCGCACCAATCCGGCGCACTTCAGCGGCAACGATTTCAGCGCAAGCGGCGATATCGACGTCAAGGAAGCGGCCCTCGACCAGGAGATCGGCATTCAGGAATCCGGCAACACCGTCGGTTTGGCCGAGGAGCTTTCCAAGTCGGGTGACATCAAGCGCCAATACGATCTGAACACCTCGCTGGTCAGCTCCTTCAATCGCATGATGTTGATGACGGTCAGGAAGTAAGTGTCATGGATCCGCTTTCCGCAGCTATGAAAATCGCCGGTTCGGGGCTCGAGGCGCAATCGACGCGCCTGCGCATCGTCTCGGAAAACATTGCGAACGCCCGCTCGACCGGTGACACGCCGGGCGCCGATCCCTATCGCCGCAAGACGATCACCTTCGGCCAGCAGATGGACCGCACCAGCGGCGTCGAGACCGTCAACGTCAAGAAGGTCGGTGTCGACGAAGGCGACTTCAGCACCGAATTCGACCCCAGCAATCCGGCGGCGGACGCCAAGGGCGTCGTCAAATTGCCGAACGTCAACATCCTGGTCGAGATGGCCGACATGCGTGAAGCCAATCGCTCCTATGATGCCAATCTGCAGACCATCAAGCAGACCCGCGACCTCATCTCGTCCACGATCGATCTTCTGAAGAGCCAATAATCAATGATCAGCAGCGTCCAGAATGTCAGCAATCTTTCGATGACCCGCGCGCTCGGCGCCGTCGACTCCGAAAATTCCGCCTCGTCCTCCGCAACAGCCATGCCGGGCACCGCAGGTGCGGCCAACGGCCTGAGCTTCGCCTCCGTGCTGGGCGGCATGGCGACCGACGCCGTCAACAACCTGAAGGGTGCCGAAAGCATGTCCTTCGCCGGCATCAAGGGCACGGCGACGACCCGTGAAGTCGTCGATTCCATGCTCCAGGCCGAGCAGACGCTGCAGACCGCGATTGCCATCCGCGACAAGGTCGTTTCGGCCTTTCTCGAAGTCACCAAGATGCAGATGTAACTGATTTGAGGACGAACACATGAGAGCGCTCGCCATCGCAGCAACGGGCATGGATGCCCAGCAGACCAATCTGGAAGTCATCGCGAACAACATTGCGAACATCAACACGACGGGATTCAAGCGGGCTCGCGCCGAGTTCACCGACCTTCTCTACCAGACCGAACGCGCCAAGGGCGTCGCCAACCGGGCCAACCAGGCCGTCGTTCCCGAAGGCGCCAATATCGGCCTCGGCGTCCAGACCTCCGCGGTCCGCAACCTGCATCTCCAGGGCGAACTCACGCAGACAGGCAACGATCTCGACGTGGCGCTGATCGGCAAGGGCTTCTTTCAGATCCAGTCGACCGATGGCACGACGCTCTACACTCGAGCCGGCGCTTTCAACAAGAATGACCAGGGCCAGCTCGTCACCATCGACGGCTATGAAGTCCTGCCTGGGATCACCATCCCTCAGGGTTCGACCGAACTGACCATCAGCCGCTCCGGCGAGGTCTCGGCCAAGCTGCCGGGCCAGACCGATCCGACCGTTCTCGGACAGCTGACGCTTGCCGATTTCGTCAACGAAGCGGGCCTTCAGCCGATCGGCGACAATCTCTTCCAGGAAACGCCGGCCTCGGGCGAGGCGGTCGTCGGCAACCCTGACGAGGAAGGCTTTGCCTATATGAAGCAGGGTTATCTGGAATCCTCGAACGTCGACCCGGTGAAGGAAATCACCGAGCTGATATCGGCTCAGCGTGCTTACGAAATGAATTCCAAGGTGATCACCACGGCTGATGAAATGGCCTCCATCGTCAGCAAGAACCTGAAGTAAAGGGAAGGGCCGAAACATGATGTTTTGCCGGGCAGGACGCATCTCAGGATGGGTGGCGGTAGCCACGATCGCAATCGCGGGCATCATCTTGCCCGTGAATGCGGATGCCGGCATGGGTTATGCCGTCGTCCCGACGACGATCATCTATCCCGGCGACACGTTGTCGGGCAGCCAGCTTCAGGAGGTTGAGGTCACCAACCCCAACCTCGCCGGCGATTATGCCAAATCGATTTCGCAGGTCGAAGGTCTGGTTTCCAAACGCACGCTGCTGCCGGGCCGTACGATCTCGGTTTCAGCGCTGCGCGAACCCTATACGGTGACGCGCGGCTCTTCGATCCGCCTGGTCTTCTCTCTCGGCGCAATGACGATCTCCGCCGCCGGCACGCCGCTTGAAGACGGTGCGACGGGGCAGGTGGTCCGTGCGCGTAATATGGATTCCGGCGTCATCGTCAGCGGCACGGTGCTTGCGGAC
It includes:
- a CDS encoding LuxR C-terminal-related transcriptional regulator, with product MDMTISQASKGERQMANFASVVAPALLPRDELIRRLHGVADTGRLQSGLRALTDYVGASHYLLARCDLIQESGLDFIVSSDWPFDLVKDIANDLVGGYARSTELEKCMQVFQPSFALLPDHADAPDGASRQYCSLTFNVGRSRLALMFLFGEGFILSPERLRDVGLLAGYVASFVRCGGARNDRDFELTDRELECLFWIAEGKTSDEIAMILGISRNTINNYITSVMRKTATKTRSEAIAFAVRNNLV
- a CDS encoding helix-turn-helix transcriptional regulator, yielding MGHPSSRAMNGADPLRMVRMNRISSRSDLFPRLIAMQKLADAQGFAIYRVSGSGLPAKQRLVCELENWGPSNTGFGKALTDAYGDILLDHIEKSLLPLSWAGAHDRAAPGPADFSPFMTRLKDGILPFSGLAFPVRLGAVGNGFILFTGDDIDPASDTIVELHGRCCHVMMDLLSLDERRSAAAEALSEREVACLQLAGDGRISEEIAEKLGLSVHTVNAYLGSATIKLDSVNRIQAIAKAIRLGYIS
- the flhB gene encoding flagellar biosynthesis protein FlhB is translated as MADDDKDSKTEAPTAKKRTDAAEKGNVPFSRELSIFATILATFIYLVFFLPDSVGRMGETLRDIFEQPDQWKIETGPDILALFVRLGWSSAALLAPALILFMVFGIASSIFQNLPTPVLERIRPQASRISPVKGWSRLFSLPGLVEFGKSLFKVVVVGVVLFFVLRSEYFGSIDAMFSDPQTILVRMMTAMRKIIIVMLIATAIVAIADLFWTRHHWFTELKMTRHEVKEENKQAQGDPFVKSRQRSLMRDRARRRMIANVHRATLVIANPTHYAVALRYAREENDAPVVLAKGQDLIALKIREIAEQNGIPVFEDPPLARSMFAQVSVDSVIPSVFYKAVAELIHRVYAADAKNKRVR
- the fliG gene encoding flagellar motor switch protein FliG, translated to MMDFDDFGGALAGKPLTQAEKAAAVLLAMGKGVAGRLLKYFTQAELQTIIASAQSLRAIPPDELLSLVSEFEDLFTEGAGLMDNAKAIEAILEEGLTPDEVDSLLGRRTAFQAYETSIWDRLSEAEPAFVAQFLLREHPQTVAYILSMMPSAFGAKVLLQLPDNRRADIMNRTVNMKAVSPKAAQIIENQVMTLLAEIEAERNAAGSTKVADLMNELDKPQVDTLLTSLESISRESVNKVRPKIFLFEDLMYMPQRSRVLLLNDISTDVLTVSLRGSPADIRESVLSAISPRQRRMIESDLQSGMGGVNPREIAIARRAVAQEAIRLANSGQIELKEKEGEASAAA
- the fliN gene encoding flagellar motor switch protein FliN — encoded protein: MATKKTQQNSDLSLDMPGSEADLDQAIDDLRGVLKKDADSDLSQFGGELENDDFAAGTDLAAFGGEISDSPFGGDDFGGDFGAGNASPAAGMDFGGSSSFEASSAPLGSALTSNFELIMDIPIDVQIMLGTSRMQVSSLMNLNEGATIALDKKIGEPVEIMVNGRRIARGEITVLDNDDTRFGVKLIEVLSTKKA
- a CDS encoding FliM/FliN family flagellar motor switch protein, whose translation is MTMSDASHDKPAMDPALLAKLTGGLGDRGRVAKICSAFGDVYSEFFPDVIKSETGLDVTVSYLGCEIGYKNHLIDDLSHNVTLVDATLRNWSQNVALACGNGFVITLMEHLLGATADTIEEPAERLLSVIELDLAVMVFDKIAKVLRSAVNAPGGFEPSLSAPHAHDSRPRPAEDKPDEFAAAINMSITLAGIVSEFALIIPQTALLKTKVTPPKPKRQTGGNSPEWTEQLGDQVRRSHVTLEARIRLQDLTLRTISKLMAGDVIPFRDSGDVRVEVSANSKELYICEFGRSGENYMVRVKDTMNSDDELIRHLMN
- the motA gene encoding flagellar motor stator protein MotA, yielding MNIIIGFIVVCGCIVGSFMAMGGEVDALFQPFEFLIIGGAGLGSFIMANPMKVVKDSGKALAEAFKHAVPKERNYLDTLGVLYSLMRDLRTKSRNEIEAHIDNPAESTIFQQAPTVLKNKELTAFICDYVRLIIIGNARSHEIEALMDEELNTIMHDKMKPYHAIQIMGDSFPAIGIVAAVLGVIKAMAHINDSPEVLGHLIGSALVGTFLGILLSYCVCSPLVSQIKVVRNKQHRLYVIVKQTLLAYMNGSVPQVALEYGRKTISAYERPSIDAVEQEMMNPGGENKAA
- the flgF gene encoding flagellar basal-body rod protein FlgF, with the translated sequence MQSGLYVSLSSQMALEKRLNTIADNMANVNTTGFRATEVKFDEMVAATKNKLNTKVAFVSQGNDYLNEQNGELQHTGNMLDFALKGDAWFALDTPAGRVLTRDGRFTLKETGELVSIRGYPVLDAGGAPIQLDTKAGEPAVGSDGIIYQGDRQVGSLGLFEADISKGYLRYENSGIMTTDQPRAVVDRFNVGVEQGYLENSNVNAMREITQLIEVNRAFESISSLMRDSEDSFKQAVQTLGGSR